The Oculatellaceae cyanobacterium genome segment TAGCAGTAGGACGCGTGCCATCAGAACGGGGATGGTTTGACGCACTAGACGACTGGCTCAAGCGAGATCGCTTCGTGTTCGTCGGCTGGAGTGGGATATTACTATTCCCCTGCGCTTATCTCGCATTAGGCGGG includes the following:
- a CDS encoding photosystem II D2 protein (photosystem q(a) protein), with the translated sequence MTIAVGRVPSERGWFDALDDWLKRDRFVFVGWSGILLFPCAYLALGG